In Acidobacteriota bacterium, the DNA window CCACCTGCGACGGCTTCCGCGACATCGACTGGCGGACCCACAAGGGCATGGTGCCGCACACCCCGCAGACCAACCTGGCCTGCGGCAGCGGGCATCCGAGCTGGCAGGGGCCCTGTGGTCGCCAGCCGCACTGCGAGACGGCGCCGGGCACCGAGTCCATCTGGGATTTGGTGCAGGAGCTGATCCTCGCCGGCTACAGCTCGGCCCAGGCCTTCGACAAGGTCGAAGAGCTGTTCTACAGCTCACGACCGAGTGCCGGCTCCTTCTTCACCTGCCAGTTCGCCACCACCACCCGCGAGGGCGGCAATGTCGCCGGCTCGCTCTACCACACGCTGCGGGCGCAGGATGACTGCGATGGCGATCCGGGCAACGGCACGCCCCACGCGGCGGCCATCTTCACCGCCCTGGCGCGCCATGAGATCGCTGTCGGCTCGGCTTCCGATCCGGCCAATCAGAACAACGATTGCTCGGCCTCGATCACCGTCGACGAGCCGCTCGGGGGCGACACCTGGCCGGTCGGTGGTGGTCGCTTCATTCGCTGGACCTCGGACGGCATCACCGGCAACGTGCGCATCTCCCTGTCGCGCAACGGCGGTGCCTTCCAGACCCTCTTCACCAGCACCCCCGACGATGGCGGTCAGTTCTGGATCGTCACCGGGCCGCTGGCCAACACCGCGGTGATGCGGGTGGCGAGCGTTTCCGATCCGACGGTCTTCGGCGACAGTGCGCCCTTCGCCATCACGGTGGCCGGGTTCGTCATCAACAACACCGGCGACGCCGGCGACAACAACCTCGGCGACAACGCCTGCGCCACCTCCGGCGGCGTCTGCACCCTGCGCGCCGCCTTGCAGCAGTCGAATGCTTCCTTGGGTCGCCAGCGGCTGACCTTCGCGCTGCCCTCGGGCAATACCTTCCAACCGGCTTCGGCACTGCCGGTGGTCACCGATCCGGTGCAGATCGAAGGCATCTCGCAGACGCCCCAGGGTTTGGTCGAGATCGATGGCTCGGCCGCCGGGACCAACGTCATCGGCCTCGACATCACCGCCGGCGACAGCGAGGTCAATGGTCTGGTGATCAACCGCTTCGACAATGCCGGCCTGCGATTGAACGGTGGCAGCGGCAACATCGTGCTGATGAACCGCATCGGCACCGATCAGGCGGGACTGGTCGATCTCGGCAATGGCATGGCCGGAATTCAGATCACCAACTCGTCCGGCAACTCGATCGGCGGCCTGCGCCCGGGAGGCGGCAACGTCCTGTCGGGCAACGAGTGGGGCATTCGCCTGTCGGGTGTCGGAGCGCGCGACAACTTCATCTTCGGCAACTCCATCGGAACCTCGATCTTCAATCAGGGGCCGCTGGGCAACACTCGCCACGGCATCGTGATCGTCAGTGGTGCGAACCGCAACACCATCGCCGATGGTGTGCCGCGAGGAGTCATCATCCGTGATGCGACGGCCAACACCATCGCCTACAACGGCTTCGATGGCATCGCGGTGCTCGATGGCGTTCAGAACGACATCTATGCCAATCGCATCCACGACAACGGTGGTCTCGGCATCGATCTCGCCAACGACGGGGTGACCCCCAACGACCCGGGCGATCCCGATGTCGGCCCCAACAACCTGCAGAACTTCCCGGTGATCACCAGCGTGGTGGTGGGTTCCTCCGACACCACGGTCACCGGGACCCTGGACCTCGGCCCGGGGGGTATCGACACCGGCTTCGTCGTCGACGTCTACGTCAGCGATGTCTGTGATCCGTCCGGTCATGGGGAGGGCAAGTGGCATTCGAAGCCCTTCACCCTGAACACCGATCCCCTGGGCAACTGGACGATGGTGCTCCACACCCTGGTGTCGCCGGGGGACGTCATCACGGCGACGGCGACGCGCAGCCGTTCGACCTCCGAGTTCTCGGCCTGCTTCACGGTGCCGTTGCGCCGTGGTCAGTTCGACCGCTGAGAGCTCGGCTCTCCTGGCAGTGATTGGCAGCCCCCGGCTTCGGCCGGGGGCTGTTTTTCTTGACCGGCCGTGAGATGCCCCTTGACATCGGCTCTCAATCGAGAAAGCATAACCAAATGGTTATTAGTGAGGAGCAACTCGACCGAGTCTTTGGTGCGCTCTCGGATGTCACCCGGCGGGACATGCTCGCCCGTCTGGCCGGTGGCGAGCACAACGTCCGGTCGCTGGCCGAGCCCTACGAGATGTCGCAGCCGGCGGTCTCCAAGCACCTGCGGGTGCTCGAACGGGCCGGGCTGATCCATCGCCGTAAACAGGGCCGGGAGCATTTCATCGCCGTCAACCCGGCGATGGCGGAGGTGGCGCTGCACTGGATCGCGCGCTACACCGCCCTGTGGAAGGCTCAGTTCGACGCCGTCGAGGCGCTCCTCGAAGAGAAACGACGCAAGGAGCCGGTGAACTGAACGCTGGGCGCCAACGGCGAACACCGCCGGGGGGCCCGACGGCATCGGTCAGAAAGGGACAGCATGGAAACCAAGGTCGAGTTCGATGGCGAGAAGCTGACCGTCACCCGTACCTTCGAGGCGCCGCGGGAGTCGGTGTTCGATGCCTGGATCGAGGCCAGCAAGGTCGAGCTTTGGTGGGGCTGTGGCCAGACCACCAAGACCGAGTCGCAGGTCGAGCCGCGGGTCGGTGGCAAGTATGTGCACAACATGCACCTCGAGGGCGTTGGGGAGTTCGAGATCGTGGGCGTGATCAAGGAGTTCGATCCGCCGGCGCGGCTGGTCTACGAGGCCACCGACCGGCGTCGCGAGGGACCGGCGACGACGGTGCAGGTCGACTTCGTCGCCGAAGACGAAGGCCGTACCCGAGTCACCCTGGTGCAAGACCATCTCGAGCCCGAGTTCATCGAGTACGTCAAGGACGGCTGGCGCGCCGCCTTCGGCAAGCTCGGCAAGTTCCTCCTCTCAGAGGCCGCCTGAGGGCTCCGTAACGAAATCCTCCGGAGAGTCGTCAGAGCGGGAAAGGGCGCGGCAGCCAAGTTCGCTGTCGCGCCTTCCCAGGGACGACTTCGGAGGATCGAGACCATGCCTCTTCGCAATCTTTGCCGGCCCGGTGCCTGGCTCGGGGCTCTGTTGGTGAGCGCTGCGCTGGCATCCGCAGCCACCGCCGACCCGACCACCAACTTCTGCATCGAACGCCTGCATCCGCCGGCCTGCGTGGTCGGAAGCTGGGCGCTCGACGACGACGCCTTCGAGAATCAGATTCGCCCCATGCTCGCCCAGCTGAGGGCGATGGGGGCTTCGGATCTCACCTGGCGGGTCGAGCCGGACAGCGGCGAGATCGTCACCATCGGTGGCGACGGGCAGCTCTCTCGCTCGCGCCGCACCAACCTCCATTTGCGCGGGACGGCGCCCAGCGGTCAGCAGGTCATCGGCAAGCTCCGCTTCACGGACGAGTTCGTGGGCACCCTGTGCCAGCACGATGCCGAGCCGCGCTGGCTGTACATGGCGGTCGACATGGAACGCACCGTCGGCGAATCCTTCATGGTCATCGACGGCCAGAGCATCGACCTCCGGCCAGCTTTTGCCCATGTGCCGATGCCGAGCTTCACTGGCAGCTTCACCTACCGCTGCGAAGAGGATGTGCTGACCGTCGAGATGGCCGATCGCTCCCTCGGCGCCTTCCGCCAGAAACTGGTGCTCAAGCGTCGGCCGCGCTGATTCAGCGGCTCGCCTGTAAGCGGTTCTGCAACCAGGAACGAGCCAAGCGCCCTTGGCGGCCGGCTTGACCGTTGCCGTGGATTGCGGCTGTCGGAACCTCTGCCGCTCAACTATTCGTCGGCGATCGAGTATCAGGCTGTAGATTTCGATCACGGGGCCGCCTGCCGGGACGGCCTCTGAGGCGAGGTGGTTGCGCCGTGGCTCCGGTGGCGAGGCCGGCGGCGATCCGGGGAGGTTCTGGCGATGGCGAGTCGAATCGGACGTTCAGTTGGGGTGCTGGTGTGGTTGGTTTTGGTGATGCTTCTTCTGGGGGCCTGTCGCGAAGCCGGCGACTCGCCGGCCGGACTCGAGCCTGCGCCGCTGGCAGCTCCCCTGGGAGATCCTTGGCAGGAGACGGTCG includes these proteins:
- a CDS encoding metalloregulator ArsR/SmtB family transcription factor, with protein sequence MVISEEQLDRVFGALSDVTRRDMLARLAGGEHNVRSLAEPYEMSQPAVSKHLRVLERAGLIHRRKQGREHFIAVNPAMAEVALHWIARYTALWKAQFDAVEALLEEKRRKEPVN
- a CDS encoding SRPBCC domain-containing protein → METKVEFDGEKLTVTRTFEAPRESVFDAWIEASKVELWWGCGQTTKTESQVEPRVGGKYVHNMHLEGVGEFEIVGVIKEFDPPARLVYEATDRRREGPATTVQVDFVAEDEGRTRVTLVQDHLEPEFIEYVKDGWRAAFGKLGKFLLSEAA